Proteins encoded in a region of the Zea mays cultivar B73 chromosome 4, Zm-B73-REFERENCE-NAM-5.0, whole genome shotgun sequence genome:
- the LOC103654100 gene encoding signal peptide peptidase-like 4 isoform X1 codes for MTVVRRAAADKTIAWFRPEKTDAHNESGGKSEGGSLLFSVKTRAILLLLQRTRRSASKSVASCPPRCLRWALVVMARRALELAAVLLALAALAAVAAGGDIVHQDDEAPKIPGCSNDFVLVKVQTWINKKDKDEFVGVGARFGPKIESKEKHANWTNLLLADPSDCCTPPREKVAGDILLVERGNCKFTTKAKVAESAGASAIIIINDKHELYKMVCETNETNLDIGIHAVLLPKDAGSSLQRSLSSGEVLVELYSPDRPLVDTAEVFLWLMAVGTILCASYWSAWSAREADIEQEKLLKDGREVAPNFEPGGSSGMVDINMVSAILFVVIASCFLITLYKLMSHWFVELLVVIFCIGGVEGLQTCLVALLSMSRRFKPAAESYVKVPFFGAVSYLTLAVCPFCILFAVLWGVYRRLPYAWIGQDILGITLIVTVIQIVRIPNLKVGSALLGCAFLYDIFWVFISKMLFHESVMIVVARGDKTDEDGVPMLLKIPRMFDPWGGYSIIGFGDILLPGLLVAFALRYDWAAKKTLQSGYFLWSMVAYGSGLLITYVALNLMDGHGQPALLYIVPFTIGTFLALGMKRGELRNLWTKGQPERVCTHMHPSPKDSPVAVSSLS; via the exons ATGACCGTAGTCCGTAGAGCAGCCGCCGATAAGACCATTGCTTGGTTCCGCCCCGAGAAAACGGACGCCCACAACGAAAGCGGAGGGAAAAGCGAGGGAGGCAGCCTTCTATTTTCTGTCAAAACAAGGGCGATACTCCTCCTACTCCAGCGCACACGCAGATCAGCGTCGAAATCCGTCGCATCGTGCCCGCCTCGCTGTCTCCGCTGGGCGCTGGTGGTCATGGCCCGCAGGGCGCTGGAGCTCGCGGCGGTTCTGCTCGCGCTGGCGGCGCTGGCGGCCGTGGCGGCCGGAGGGGACATCGTGCACCAGGACGACGAGGCGCCCAAGATCCCCGGCTGCTCCAACGACTTCGTGCTG GTAAAAGTGCAGACCTGGATCAACAAAAAAGATAAAGATGAGTTTGTTGGTGTTGGTGCTCGATTTGGCCCCAAGAtagagtcaaaggaaaagcatgccAACTGGACAAACTTGCTGTTAGCAGACCCTTCTGATTGCTGCACCCCTCCAAGAGAGAAG GTTGCTGGAGATATTTTGTTAGTGGAGAGGGGAAACTGTAAGTTCACTACAAAAGCTAAGGTGGCTGAATCTGCTGGTGCTTCTGCGATTATAATTATCAATGATAAGCACG AGTTATACAAGATGGTATGTGAGACCAATGAAACAAATTTAGATATTGGCATACATGCTGTTCTTCTGCCAAAAGATGCAGGCTCTTCTTTACAAAGGTCTCTCTCTAGTGGTGAAG TCTTAGTGGAGCTGTACTCTCCAGATCGTCCTCTGGTTGATACTGCAGAGGTGTTTCTGTGGCTTATGGCAGTTGGTACCATTCTTTGTGCATCATACTGGTCAGCATGGAGTGCCCGAGAAGCAGATATTGAACAAGAGAAGCTTCTGAAG GATGGTCGTGAAGTAGCACCAAACTTTGAGCCTGGAGGTTCTAGTGGTATGGTAGATATCAACATGGTATCCGCAATACTGTTTGTGGTGATTGCATCATGCTTCTTGATAACACTCTACAAGCTGATGTCCCATTGGTTTGTGGAGCTTCTGGTGGTTATCTTTTGCATAGGTGGTGTGGAG GGTCTGCAAACATGCTTGGTGGCCTTACTGTCAATGTCAAG GCGGTTTAAACCTGCTGCAGAATCGTATGTGAAAGTGCCATTTTTTGGAGCTGTTTCATACCTTACATTGGCAGTTTGTCCGTTTTGCATTCTGTTTGCTGTTCTGTGGGGTGTTTATCGTCGGTTGCCTTATGCTTGGATTGGGCAAGATATTCTT GGTATTACCTTGATCGTTACAGTCATCCAAATTGTTAGAATACCTAACCTTAAG GTGGGTTCAGCCCTCCTGGGTTGTGCCTTCTTATATGACATCTTCTGGGTTTTTATCTCCAAGATGTTGTTCCATGAAAGTGTGATGATTGTG GTTGCACGTGGTGACAAGACTGATGAGGATGGTGTACCCATGCTGTTAAAGATTCCTCGGATGTTTGATCCATGGGGTGGATACAGCATCATAGGCTTTGGTGATATCCTTCTTCCTGGGCTGTTGGTTGCTTTTGCATTAAG GTATGATTGGGCTGCCAAGAAGACCTTGCAATCTGGCTACTTTTTGTGGTCAATGGTGGCATATGGTTCCG GTCTCCTAATTACATACGTTGCCTTGAACCTTATGGATGGCCATGGCCAGCCGGCTCTCCTTTACATCGTGCCTTTCACAATCG GCACCTTCTTAGCACTGGGCATGAAGAGAGGCGAGCTCAGAAACCTGTGGACAAAAGGACAGCCCGAGAGAGTGTGCACGCACATGCACCCATCCCCCAAGGATTCGCCTGTTGCGGTCAGCTCGCTGTCGTAG
- the LOC103654100 gene encoding signal peptide peptidase-like 4 isoform X2: protein MLPLFCCQVKVQTWINKKDKDEFVGVGARFGPKIESKEKHANWTNLLLADPSDCCTPPREKVAGDILLVERGNCKFTTKAKVAESAGASAIIIINDKHELYKMVCETNETNLDIGIHAVLLPKDAGSSLQRSLSSGEVLVELYSPDRPLVDTAEVFLWLMAVGTILCASYWSAWSAREADIEQEKLLKDGREVAPNFEPGGSSGMVDINMVSAILFVVIASCFLITLYKLMSHWFVELLVVIFCIGGVEGLQTCLVALLSMSRRFKPAAESYVKVPFFGAVSYLTLAVCPFCILFAVLWGVYRRLPYAWIGQDILGITLIVTVIQIVRIPNLKVGSALLGCAFLYDIFWVFISKMLFHESVMIVVARGDKTDEDGVPMLLKIPRMFDPWGGYSIIGFGDILLPGLLVAFALRYDWAAKKTLQSGYFLWSMVAYGSGLLITYVALNLMDGHGQPALLYIVPFTIGTFLALGMKRGELRNLWTKGQPERVCTHMHPSPKDSPVAVSSLS from the exons ATGTTGCCTCTGTTCTGCTGTCAGGTAAAAGTGCAGACCTGGATCAACAAAAAAGATAAAGATGAGTTTGTTGGTGTTGGTGCTCGATTTGGCCCCAAGAtagagtcaaaggaaaagcatgccAACTGGACAAACTTGCTGTTAGCAGACCCTTCTGATTGCTGCACCCCTCCAAGAGAGAAG GTTGCTGGAGATATTTTGTTAGTGGAGAGGGGAAACTGTAAGTTCACTACAAAAGCTAAGGTGGCTGAATCTGCTGGTGCTTCTGCGATTATAATTATCAATGATAAGCACG AGTTATACAAGATGGTATGTGAGACCAATGAAACAAATTTAGATATTGGCATACATGCTGTTCTTCTGCCAAAAGATGCAGGCTCTTCTTTACAAAGGTCTCTCTCTAGTGGTGAAG TCTTAGTGGAGCTGTACTCTCCAGATCGTCCTCTGGTTGATACTGCAGAGGTGTTTCTGTGGCTTATGGCAGTTGGTACCATTCTTTGTGCATCATACTGGTCAGCATGGAGTGCCCGAGAAGCAGATATTGAACAAGAGAAGCTTCTGAAG GATGGTCGTGAAGTAGCACCAAACTTTGAGCCTGGAGGTTCTAGTGGTATGGTAGATATCAACATGGTATCCGCAATACTGTTTGTGGTGATTGCATCATGCTTCTTGATAACACTCTACAAGCTGATGTCCCATTGGTTTGTGGAGCTTCTGGTGGTTATCTTTTGCATAGGTGGTGTGGAG GGTCTGCAAACATGCTTGGTGGCCTTACTGTCAATGTCAAG GCGGTTTAAACCTGCTGCAGAATCGTATGTGAAAGTGCCATTTTTTGGAGCTGTTTCATACCTTACATTGGCAGTTTGTCCGTTTTGCATTCTGTTTGCTGTTCTGTGGGGTGTTTATCGTCGGTTGCCTTATGCTTGGATTGGGCAAGATATTCTT GGTATTACCTTGATCGTTACAGTCATCCAAATTGTTAGAATACCTAACCTTAAG GTGGGTTCAGCCCTCCTGGGTTGTGCCTTCTTATATGACATCTTCTGGGTTTTTATCTCCAAGATGTTGTTCCATGAAAGTGTGATGATTGTG GTTGCACGTGGTGACAAGACTGATGAGGATGGTGTACCCATGCTGTTAAAGATTCCTCGGATGTTTGATCCATGGGGTGGATACAGCATCATAGGCTTTGGTGATATCCTTCTTCCTGGGCTGTTGGTTGCTTTTGCATTAAG GTATGATTGGGCTGCCAAGAAGACCTTGCAATCTGGCTACTTTTTGTGGTCAATGGTGGCATATGGTTCCG GTCTCCTAATTACATACGTTGCCTTGAACCTTATGGATGGCCATGGCCAGCCGGCTCTCCTTTACATCGTGCCTTTCACAATCG GCACCTTCTTAGCACTGGGCATGAAGAGAGGCGAGCTCAGAAACCTGTGGACAAAAGGACAGCCCGAGAGAGTGTGCACGCACATGCACCCATCCCCCAAGGATTCGCCTGTTGCGGTCAGCTCGCTGTCGTAG
- the LOC103654100 gene encoding signal peptide peptidase-like 4 isoform X3: protein MVCETNETNLDIGIHAVLLPKDAGSSLQRSLSSGEVLVELYSPDRPLVDTAEVFLWLMAVGTILCASYWSAWSAREADIEQEKLLKDGREVAPNFEPGGSSGMVDINMVSAILFVVIASCFLITLYKLMSHWFVELLVVIFCIGGVEGLQTCLVALLSMSRRFKPAAESYVKVPFFGAVSYLTLAVCPFCILFAVLWGVYRRLPYAWIGQDILGITLIVTVIQIVRIPNLKVGSALLGCAFLYDIFWVFISKMLFHESVMIVVARGDKTDEDGVPMLLKIPRMFDPWGGYSIIGFGDILLPGLLVAFALRYDWAAKKTLQSGYFLWSMVAYGSGLLITYVALNLMDGHGQPALLYIVPFTIGTFLALGMKRGELRNLWTKGQPERVCTHMHPSPKDSPVAVSSLS from the exons ATGGTATGTGAGACCAATGAAACAAATTTAGATATTGGCATACATGCTGTTCTTCTGCCAAAAGATGCAGGCTCTTCTTTACAAAGGTCTCTCTCTAGTGGTGAAG TCTTAGTGGAGCTGTACTCTCCAGATCGTCCTCTGGTTGATACTGCAGAGGTGTTTCTGTGGCTTATGGCAGTTGGTACCATTCTTTGTGCATCATACTGGTCAGCATGGAGTGCCCGAGAAGCAGATATTGAACAAGAGAAGCTTCTGAAG GATGGTCGTGAAGTAGCACCAAACTTTGAGCCTGGAGGTTCTAGTGGTATGGTAGATATCAACATGGTATCCGCAATACTGTTTGTGGTGATTGCATCATGCTTCTTGATAACACTCTACAAGCTGATGTCCCATTGGTTTGTGGAGCTTCTGGTGGTTATCTTTTGCATAGGTGGTGTGGAG GGTCTGCAAACATGCTTGGTGGCCTTACTGTCAATGTCAAG GCGGTTTAAACCTGCTGCAGAATCGTATGTGAAAGTGCCATTTTTTGGAGCTGTTTCATACCTTACATTGGCAGTTTGTCCGTTTTGCATTCTGTTTGCTGTTCTGTGGGGTGTTTATCGTCGGTTGCCTTATGCTTGGATTGGGCAAGATATTCTT GGTATTACCTTGATCGTTACAGTCATCCAAATTGTTAGAATACCTAACCTTAAG GTGGGTTCAGCCCTCCTGGGTTGTGCCTTCTTATATGACATCTTCTGGGTTTTTATCTCCAAGATGTTGTTCCATGAAAGTGTGATGATTGTG GTTGCACGTGGTGACAAGACTGATGAGGATGGTGTACCCATGCTGTTAAAGATTCCTCGGATGTTTGATCCATGGGGTGGATACAGCATCATAGGCTTTGGTGATATCCTTCTTCCTGGGCTGTTGGTTGCTTTTGCATTAAG GTATGATTGGGCTGCCAAGAAGACCTTGCAATCTGGCTACTTTTTGTGGTCAATGGTGGCATATGGTTCCG GTCTCCTAATTACATACGTTGCCTTGAACCTTATGGATGGCCATGGCCAGCCGGCTCTCCTTTACATCGTGCCTTTCACAATCG GCACCTTCTTAGCACTGGGCATGAAGAGAGGCGAGCTCAGAAACCTGTGGACAAAAGGACAGCCCGAGAGAGTGTGCACGCACATGCACCCATCCCCCAAGGATTCGCCTGTTGCGGTCAGCTCGCTGTCGTAG